In Oryza sativa Japonica Group chromosome 3, ASM3414082v1, one DNA window encodes the following:
- the LOC4332476 gene encoding serine/arginine-rich splicing factor RS2Z32 — protein sequence MPRYDDHYGSTRLYVGRLSSRTRSRDLEYLFGRYGRIREVELKRDYAFIEFSDPRDADEARYNLDGRDVDGSRILVEFAKGVPRGAAGGSREYMGRGPPPGTGRCFNCGIDGHWARDCKAGDWKNKCYRCGERGHIERNCQNSPRNLRRERSYSRSPSPRRGRGHGRSRSYSRSRSRSYSRSRSRSLSGSPRGRRDRDDRRSRSLSYSRSPRRSISPAANGKERNPSPNGRRSPRSPQDRVSPPPKDNDERNGDSPWGRENSRSPSDGYRSPVAANGRSPSPRNNGSPSPMDNNSRSPRDNGSPSPRDGNGDGGSRGGSRSPRASESPEA from the exons ATGCCTCGCTATGATGATCATTATGGAAGCACACGCTTGTATGTTGGTAGACTGTCTTCGCGCACTCGTTCTCGTGACCTAGAATATCTTTTCGGCAGATATGGAAG AATACGTGAAGTGGAGTTGAAGCGCGACTACGCGTTTATT GAATTCAGTGATCCCCGTGATGCTGATGAAGCGCGGTATAACCTAGATGGCAGGGATGTTGATGGAAGCCGCATTCTTGTTGAGTTTGCTAAAGGA GTTCCACGTGGTGCTGCTGGTGGTTCACGTGAATATATGGGGAGAGGACCTCCTCCAGGAACAGGTCGCTGTTTTAACTGTGGGATTGATGGTCACTGGGCAAGAGACTGCAAGGCTGGTGACTGGAAGAACAAATGTTACCGTTGTGGAGAAAGAGGTCACATAGAAAGAAACTGCCAAAACAGTCCAAGAAATCTCAG GCGAGAGAGAAGTTATTCGCGCTCCCCATCGCCACGCCGTGGACGTGGTCATGGTCGTAGTCGTAGCTAtagccggagccggagcaggAGTTACAG CCGATCTAGGTCCAGATCCCTATCTGGATCTCCCAGGGGACGCAGAGATCGTGATGATAGGAGATCAAGGAGTCTTAGCTACAGCAGAAGTCCCAGGCGATCCATCTCCCCAGCAGCAAATGGAAAGGAGCGCAACCCCAGCCCGAATGGTAGGCGGAGTCCAAGGAGTCCACAGGATCGGGTAAGCCCACCACCCAAGGATAATGATGAGCGCAATGGTGACAGCCCCTGGGGCAGGGAGAACAGCAGGAGCCCATCTGACGGCTACCGTAGCCCTGTGGCTGCCAATGGGCGCAGCCCAAGCCCAAGGAACAATGGAAGCCCTAGTCCAATGGACAACAATAGCCGAAGCCCAAGGGACAACGGCAGCCCGAGCCCTAGGGATGGAAATGGTGATGGTGGTAGCCGTGGCGGCTCACGCTCGCCCAGAGCAAGCGAGTCCCCTGAAGCTTGA